Part of the Nothobranchius furzeri strain GRZ-AD chromosome 2, NfurGRZ-RIMD1, whole genome shotgun sequence genome, gagtcgagcccacttttttaaacatccgtcgaacgagacggatcacgaaagcttgtgattggtcaggatgccgctgttgtttacagcgccgccattgcaaagagagccgaggataactaacggcagacacggagaagcttgaagaatacctcgcgaaaaaactaaaaatatgaacgtttcatcctcccgtgactggaggagtgaaaagatgcgcagcaagcattttatttgtggacagaaatgacaggaaacgtgggtttagaggtggggagcgcatgaagcggtgggagaatgagagacaaatatgtctgtgttaaaagtctcttataaacacaatataaacacacgaccttggaccgatacatgacaggatatcacagaacagcgctacaccctctgttgtcctgccgggcaattactttgcaacactctccaggagacggagaagtaaaagagcaaaacgcttccatcaatccgtgcgtgtctgtcccttgcggagctgacggagaagcataaaccaggcttaaacaTGAAATGTGTAGTTTATGCTAATATAAAGGTTAGAATTAGCATCTGCATGGACTGCTGTGGGATTTTTCACATTTCTAATTGTTTTAAGAGGATTTTAACTGGCCCCATTGTGGGTAGCTGGTAGCTTGTCTACTTGATTTTACCTAATCTCCATTTCTCCAAGCTAAAGCTGTTCAGCACACCATCTACAACATATTTTAATCTGAAAGGTGCTTCATGATTTGGTTAGCCATTGTTTATATGAAAGTTTTCCACTAAAAACAGTTTAAGAACCACATTGTTTAAAGTTAAATCTTGTCAAACCTACAACTGCtgctggctcatcccttgagtttgaGCATTTTATGCCTGAGTGATTAAAATGCCCTGAAAAAATGGTAaaaagcctgtatttgatatagcgccttctagagtactGAAACCccacaaggcgctttacaacacaatcagccattcacaccgtggcggtgatgagctacatagtcgccacaggtgccctggggcacacttacagaggcgagtctgccgtacacaggtaccaccggtccctctgaacaccaccagcaggcccggtgggttaggtgtcttgcccaaggacacaacagcagtgagtgagcggggctcgaacctgacaccttgcgattacagggcgagcacataACTTAGTGTTAGTGCTGAGCCACTTGGCTGAAAAACCAGTTTAGTTCATTTAAAGACAACTTTGAAAAATGGACGGCAGAAGACCTTTACACGTTGATTGTAATGTTATTGcttttcttgctaatggaaagcgcaTTGTTGAATTACCTGAAATTGAAATcctctatataaataaagctgccttgcataCTGATGAGTGTTCAAACTCCCGTTTCCGGTACATTTTATCACTACTGTTATGAAAACAAACTGTTAATGATTTATTATTCCCGTTAGCATGATCTGAATCCTGAACTCGCCTAGCTTAGTGTCTGCTAGCTTGTTAACCCACCAGGTAGAAGCTGTGGTTATCTGTCAGCCTGCTAGCTAGGTTGACGCCGTTAGGAGCTTTTATTGAACCGCAGCTCGAAATTAAAAGTTGATTTTGTTCCGAAACAATGAGCTAACAGGGTTATTGAGCTGATAAACCAAACTAGCGGGAGATAAACACCTAAATGCCCTGTGATACCCACAGAGAGCAGCGAGGCTGCGTTTAGCGGCAGCTCACACGCCACCGAATCAAGTTTACCGAGTTAAACGAGCCGTTTGGGAAAAACACGACGGTGTAATCCCGTCTAGAGCTGCAGCGGTTCTCTCTCTAGAGGTGTTTACCTGCAGAGGTCCTGGTACCAcgggctgctgctgctgtcccCCTCCGCTCCGGTGAGCACCAACAAACATCCCAGGCAAACCCCGAACCACAGAACTGGGCCCAGAGACCCACAACGGGGCGATTTATCCTGAAATAACATGTCTACCGCGCTGGATTGTGTCTGTGGAGCCGAACTACGTCGACATGATGCAGCACCAGTCAACTCTGAACCGAACCAGTAGGAAGTGAATGCATCACATGACAGGACGTCACATGACCCTCCGAGCACTGACTGATGACGCATTCAGGGTCTGTGGGACAACTTTCTACCAAGACTGCATGACTTACTGCAGTACTTTACAGCTACTGCAGATGGATTTCttgtaatttttttattattaaactcACAAATAAAGGTGACTGGAGTTATATTTTACTACATAAGTTAAAGATTACGACCCCAGATAACAAAAAACTCTAAAGTTACACGCACAAACCAATATTTAATCCATTTAACTTCAATTTCTATAGTTGAaattaatattttaaataaaaaaatatggtAACCTAAAAATGTAGTGTCCTCTTCTCCTTGACCTGCTCCTCCTTATTCTACTTCATTTGAACATTTCCAAGGGGACAAAAACAAAGATTAGAAATCGTTTCTCCAGTTTGACTGAGATAAGAAGGGTAACATGTTCTTTTCTGACCCAGTTTAACAGAACCGTCTTGTAGTTCCACATTGTCGCCACTGGAGGACGTACAATCCCCAAAAGTAAATCAAAAACTCAGAATTTGTAGTAGTTAGGGTAGTGTGTACACTAGTGCGCCACACTAGCGTAGCTCAGATACATTAACTTTATCTTTACCATGAGTACATTGAGGTTTGGCTTGAGAAAGCGTACAGACCATCGACATGTATACAGACAGCCCTGATATGTGTCGGTCTAACACCAGCCACGTGGAAAATCAGGCTGTCTCAAAACGGAAGTAGCCCATCAAAGTAATAGCGAAGATATTCCTTGGTCTCTTATGTTCAGGTTTGGAGTCTGTGAGATATCTGGGATTAACCACTAAGATCTCACAGgcaaaacatttttaaacatcagggTAAAAACTATATAATAAAATATTGTTCTGTAAAAAGCCAGATATTTAGTTAAAAAATAAGAATCCAGAATGGTAATTCGTTTTATTTTTGTgctctgctgccctctggtggtaAATCTGCAGCTTCACAAACTGATCTGAATAGAATAAGACTAAAATTTTCACAGTGGGTAAATATGCATTTGTCCAATAATAAACTGTTTAATCAACGTTTTATCTGtgagtttatatatatatttttagacTTTTGTCATCTTTGAAGGTAAAACGTTACAAGGAGCCCTTGGATCTTGTGAGAGATTTCAAACACAAATCAATCATTTAAgaacaaacaataaaacacacataTGATCACCCTGATAACACCACCAGCACGGAACCCAAATCACCACAGGTGATGGATGTTCAGGTGCGAAACATAGGAGGAGACTCAGTGGAAGTGGTTCCAGCTGCTGAGATGATTGATGACAgctgtttgtttttatatttaaacCAGAGCTCCAACTGTAGAGGAAGAGTTTATCCATCTGAAcagaatcatgatgatgatgatttgggTGGCACTgctgttggggagctgcagcttGTCAACAGGTAAAGATGTAAACATGTAAGCTTTTATGGTCCATTAAGAGTTGATTTAATCTGCTTTTATGCTTTTTGCAGGCTTTCCAGTTAATTCAACAAGTGGAGCTGCTTTGGCCTCAGGTTTAATATCACTGCATTTGCTGATTTTAGCTAAATGTTATCACTGGTAAACAGAAATGTGCAGCTGCTATTGAGTACATCTGAAGGAGTAATATTTGCAGGCAGTTTACAAATGCTTGTATTAGCTACTTTTCCTAAATGTATTTGTTTTTGGTGCAGCAACACCACAGCTAGGAGTCTCTCACAATGCGAGTGGAGAGACCTTAACAGgtaaaatataaatatgaaatctTGCTTAAATGCACTTTTATTAAAAATCTGATTTGCCACCTTGTGCTTTAGAGCTACAAGGTGATCAACCAACTCTGGAAGGAGACATTTTATTGGAGGTGAGAATTCTCGTATAAttgattaaaaatatttttaatcatttataacaattttttttttgtgtgaattTGCAGGAAGACAGGAATGCTGTTAACACCGTCTGGTCAGATGGAGTTGTTCCATATGTCATTGATCCAGAAATTGGTGGGTTGTTGCAAGTTTCATATCTGGCCTTGTGCTTTTCAATACTCAccccaccctctctctctctctctctctctctctcatagctTTTCGTACAGCAGATATTCTAAAAGCCTTCAACATGATCATGTCGTTGACGTGCATTCGCTTCATGCCACACACATATGAGCTGAACTACATCGAAATTAAGAATGGACAAGGGTGAGCTGGTTGGAAGGTGTTAAAACTCTTATAAGGAATTAAGGGAGGAAACAAAATGAGCTGGTCTGCTCCGTGGTGGTCCAGAACCCCTGGGGGTGCAGGCACTTTAACTCTGCAACTTAAACATTAAATTTTAGAGGAAGGAATCACTGGATTAGATTCAAAACTTTATAAACAAATCTGAATTCACCCTAGATCATTATGATCGCTTTAGAGATCTAATGGCTGGCTGTGGTCTGTCTGAGCTGTATTTGTGATCCCCAGTTGTTCATCTTACGTGGGCTGCCGTGGGGGCTCCCAGCCTGTGTACTTCGAAAGCACATGTACTTCCGGAAACTTGTGCCATGAGCTAATCCACGCCCTGGGGATGTACCACGAACACACCCGCCCTGATCGAGACGACCACATCATCGTCCAATGGCAGAGCATCATACCAGGTACCCTTCTAGGGGGGAAAGGGCCCCATATGCTAAGATGTGTGGATTTACTTATTTCTGTCTTCAAGGCAAGAGTTCAAACTTTGACATCAAAGTAGGAAACACTCTAAACCTGCCGTATGACTTTGAGTCCATAATGCACTATGGAAGGTAAGTTGGGACTCACTCATTCACGTGTTAAACTGTCTTCTGGCTGAACGTGAGTGTTGTTGCAGAAACTACTTCAGCGTTGATGGGAGTCCGACCATCGAGACTAAAGGGAGTGCTGAAATTGGTCAAAGATCACATCTGAGTCAGCTGGACGTGCAGAAGCTGAATGCACTCTACCACTGCTGTATGTGCCTCTAAACCAGACTAATCTGGCTCCAACCTGATTTTATATTAACTCTACATGGTTTCTTTTCCAGAGTGAAGATGAGCAGATGAAGcaattgataataaaaaaaaattctttttaAATCTTGTCAAATTATTTGCTTTAAACTTGTCAAAAAACTCTATGAATGTATTTAAGCTAAATTGGAAGACAAAGGTGTCAAAGTTGGACAATGGTGAGGGGGAGGAAAGGGGGAGGAAAGGGTCTCTCAGAATGAAGACCAATGCACTTAATCTCAACCCAGTGTTTAGGAGAGGACATGTTGAGCCATGCTGGTTCCTAATTTCTGGACTTTTCTAATATGATCCAGAGTATCTTAACCAACATCTGAGAAAACCTCAAGCTCTTAATACATAAGCTAGAAAAAACATTGAGTCTCCACCCAGATCAGGACGTCAGACAACCGATGCCTGGTTTTGTGTCAGGGCTTAGTTTCCTGTAGGGATGCTGAGCTGAAGGAGGGTCCAGATCCAGGTAAGACTTTTAAAAAGTGAAGAGCCTCTAAAACGCCTACAGACAAGCTCGGCTGTCGTGAAACTTTCTGGGAGCGCTGTCGGCTAATGAATTATTTGAGATGTTTGGATTGTTCTGAAGCTGCAGACGGATCTAGTGTCTTTGGGTTCCTCAGATGTGAAACTTGGAAGTGCCAAGCTGAGAAAGTTTTGAAGTTCTGTAAATGTGGCTCAGCGGAGCTGTTTTAGTTCAGATTTTCTTTAAATCTGAAGTTTGAATTGGGTTTTTTAATCTGTAAATCTGGTAAAACCAAATTACATAACATCAGTTAAACCACATTTTAACTGAATACATGGTTCacaaattttaattttaaatgaGTTTTTCACAACAGTTAATGTTGGTAGGTTAATTATAAATTATACCTTTGAAACCCTAAAATTTAAAATCTTAATATGAACTATTCTAATGGATATGAAACAATTCAGGAGGGAAAAGTGTGTACAGTAATCGGCTTCATTGTATTCTAACTATACAACTAAACCACCagttcctccaccagggggcagtagtcATACCTACAACTGGAAGAAGGTGCTAATCCTGATTTAAGATCAGAAGTGGTTTCAAATGAATTTGATCTAATCAAAGTTGAATACATTATAAATTACCTTAAATTGAACTTTATTTGCTTTCCATAATCTTTCTGAGCCtctgaattaaaaaaataaccCTTTCCACCGGCTGACACGCTAACCTCGCTCCCCAGCTCCATGGCCACCTCCCTGGTGTTCCGACTTCATGATCGAGGTCCGGAGCTGCTGAGGGAAGTTCTTCTAGAGCGAGGATGGAGGGAATACGATGGGCGGAGACACGGAGAAGAAGACTGGAACCTTTACTGGAGACGGTCTACATTTCCCAGCTCAAAATATCACAACCTGCTGCCATGGCAACGCCTCAACCACCATCCCAAAACTGCTGGCATCACAAGGAAGGTGAGAAATTCATTCCTATCTGATCGAGACGGGTACAATAAAGAGTCTCATTAAATCACAAACTTAAATACTGAGGAGAAAAAAATCTAACCAACTTTGTAGACTTGTTGAGGTCTCAGACCTCTGGAGACAAAATGTTGTCACCTTTGACCTCCATCAGTTAGAATCAGGTACGAATGAATCACAAAAGGTAGATGAACTGAAGTTCTTGCTGTTCCCTGACAGGACTCGTTGGTTCGTAACTTAAGGAGAATGAGGGCAACGTTTGGTTCCTCTCTTTATGACTTCAGTCCCACCACCTTCCTCCTTCCCAAAGACTCCACCCATTTCTTGTCTGAACACAACAAGCTGGCCCGAGGACGACCGGTGTACTGGATCTGTAAGCCAGTGGACCAGTCTAGAGGTCGGGGCATCTTCATCTTTGAGGACATTAAGGACTTGGTCTACGACTGCTCGGTCATCGTCCAGCGGTATATCAGCAGCCCGTGGATGATCTCGGGCTACAAGTTCGACTTGAGGATCTACGTGTGTGTGAAAAGCTTTCATCCACTCACCGTTTACATCCATCAGGAGGGTCTGGTGCGTTTCGCCACTGAGAAGTACAGCCTCAGGTCTCTGAGCAACCTGTACGCCCACCTCACCAACACCAGCATCAACAAGTCTGGTCCGTTCTACAAATCTGAGAAGGGGAGGGTGGGTCAAGGCTGCAAGTGGACCATGAGCAAGTTCAGACATTTCCTTCAGAGCCAGCACATCAACGAGCTTCTACTGTGGCAGAGGATCAACAGCATGGTCACGCTGACCCTCCTGACCGTCGCTCCGTCCGTGCCGTCCTGTCCCAACTGTGTGGAGCTCTTTGGCTTTGACGTCCTCATTGACAGTGAGTTCAAACCCTGGCTCCTGGAGGTCAACTACAGTCCTGCCCTGAGATTGGACTGCCAGGCGGACATCTCTGTGAAGAAGGGGCTGATCCACGATCTGATTGACGTGATGAACTACACCTGGACTGACAGCTTAAGGGACAGAGCCTACCAGAACCAAAACCACAGACGGAGGCAGCCATGTTTCGGCCGCTCTTTACACGTTTCTTTACCTACCCTCTCCACGTGGAAGGGGCTCGTGGttcagaggaagaagaagcacaaGAACGCCTCTCAGACTCAGTCCAGGCATCGTGCTCTTGGATTTGATCACCCAAGCCTGATCCTCCCTTTTGCTGCCAGGTACAAAACAATTAACACCTCAGCTAAAGAAACCTGCACCGATCCGACTGTAAACCGGATCCTCGGCCCACCTTCGGACACTGATGTGTCTGCTGTGAACAGACAGATGGGTTCTGATGTCGACTCCTGCCAGATGAGAAAAAGCCTACGAGTTACTGAGGTCAGAAACCAAGACGACACTGAAACAGAAGCTGAGACAGTGCTCTCTGGTGAGGCAGACGGGTCAAAGTTCAAAGGATCAGGTGATTCCACATGGCTCCCAAACATTCACAGGTATCGTTTACACCCATCGAAGACATGTGTATGAATCTCAAGTGTAATTTCACCCTTTAATCATTTATTTACACAATCTAAAATGGGAATTTAAAACATTCAGACATTTGTCTTATTTCCCAGTGGGAGTCAGCAGCGTGTACAGCCTCGTGTCAGAAGACCTAAAGCCCAGAATGGTCTAGATGTTCCTCCAATCAGAGTTGGAGGCTTCATACGGACGTTCCCATTCAACACAGCCACTCTGAAGGCCTCGCAGCACAAGCTGGACATCCCGATCATCGCGCGGGAGCTTCAGAAGCTGACGAGTCAGCTGGCTTCAGGTCCATCAGACGAGACAAGGTGGACAAAACAGGATGAGATGTATGGAGAAGAGCAGTTTGATTCACTGCTGTGGGGACCCAAGGATCCTCCGCTTCTCAGTCGGAGTTTCAAACCAACATAGATCTAAGGACTGACCGACAATCCACCCGTCCACGTagatttatttatatattcttGGTTTTGTTTGCTTTATGAAAAAATCTAGATCTAACAGATCTAACTGTATCTCTAACCTACTAAAAACATTTCAAATATGAGAAGAACTGGTACTACATTGTagtcccatcgacatatatatgtAGTCCTGCACAAGAACGGGTCTTTTTAAATGAAACTTCATTCATTTTTGTCTAAAACTTTGTTGAAAGTTTAAAAAAGGCCTGTTTTTGATAGAACATCTTCTATGgatctagaaccccccaaggcactttagaacacaatcattcacacacacacacacacacacaccctggtggtgatgagctacaatgtagccacagctgccctggggcgcactgacggaggcaaaAAATGGAACAAGAACTCTTCAGAAGCCATAAAAGCTGCAAAAACACCAATTTGTAAAAATATTAGGTGCAGTTTTTTACTCTAAACTCAACATTTGAACTGATTTTTCTGTAGATGAGTTTATTTGTTAGATCCAGTCTGAGCAGTGTGGAACCGAGCGAGGGGAGGTATTAAATTACACGTCATAAATCATTTATGAGTTCAGCGGTTCGTCGACACCATCTTTTGTTTGTCTTCATCAATAATTACCGGGGTGCTTAAAGACCTCTTTGCACACACAAAGACATTTTCtgccaaataaaaagctaaattAAATATTAAGACAAGAATCCATCAGAGGAAATGCGGGTTGCTAATGCATTTCCTGTTTCAGAGATAAATATCCAGTATTAGTTCACGTTGAAGCTCTGAAGTTGTTCTTGGATGTAATTTGCAGCTTTATCGGTGTTTGTGTCAAAGAATACATTTGGAGCCAGCGGAGGACAGCTAGCCTTTGCTTCCACCAGCTAATCCcattagagcagaaaacaaaaggcaGAACATTTGTCGCTCGAGTGATCTCCGAGCTCAGACAGCGGCGGTTTGCTAACAGGCTGTTGAAACTAATCCGTCCTGCTCGTGGAGGTCCAGCTCATTTCAGCCTCTGGACAGTTTCTGCTGGTTCTGCTCAGACAGTACTGGTTTTGTTAATGAAGGAACGTGTAGGAAGTCCCTTAGTGATCAGGTTCAGGTTCAGGTGGAAGATGAGAGTAATTGCAGGCTGAAGGGCAGAAGGAAAGTTTGCATTAGCAAAATAAAAACACTACTAGATGTTTGTGAATGGAGAAAATCTGCATTGGAGGCACATCTACAACGGATGAACTTTTGCAGTTAATCCAGTTTCATTAAGTCACCACGAACAAAAAATACAACAATTTAAAGATAAGGAGCAAATAAAATCACCTCTGTGCTTTAT contains:
- the ttll2 gene encoding probable tubulin polyglutamylase TTLL2, whose product is MATSLVFRLHDRGPELLREVLLERGWREYDGRRHGEEDWNLYWRRSTFPSSKYHNLLPWQRLNHHPKTAGITRKDSLVRNLRRMRATFGSSLYDFSPTTFLLPKDSTHFLSEHNKLARGRPVYWICKPVDQSRGRGIFIFEDIKDLVYDCSVIVQRYISSPWMISGYKFDLRIYVCVKSFHPLTVYIHQEGLVRFATEKYSLRSLSNLYAHLTNTSINKSGPFYKSEKGRVGQGCKWTMSKFRHFLQSQHINELLLWQRINSMVTLTLLTVAPSVPSCPNCVELFGFDVLIDSEFKPWLLEVNYSPALRLDCQADISVKKGLIHDLIDVMNYTWTDSLRDRAYQNQNHRRRQPCFGRSLHVSLPTLSTWKGLVVQRKKKHKNASQTQSRHRALGFDHPSLILPFAARYKTINTSAKETCTDPTVNRILGPPSDTDVSAVNRQMGSDVDSCQMRKSLRVTEVRNQDDTETEAETVLSGEADGSKFKGSGDSTWLPNIHSGSQQRVQPRVRRPKAQNGLDVPPIRVGGFIRTFPFNTATLKASQHKLDIPIIARELQKLTSQLASGPSDETRWTKQDEMYGEEQFDSLLWGPKDPPLLSRSFKPT
- the LOC107377843 gene encoding zinc metalloproteinase nas-14, with the translated sequence MMMMIWVALLLGSCSLSTGFPVNSTSGAALASATPQLGVSHNASGETLTELQGDQPTLEGDILLEEDRNAVNTVWSDGVVPYVIDPEIAFRTADILKAFNMIMSLTCIRFMPHTYELNYIEIKNGQGCSSYVGCRGGSQPVYFESTCTSGNLCHELIHALGMYHEHTRPDRDDHIIVQWQSIIPGKSSNFDIKVGNTLNLPYDFESIMHYGRNYFSVDGSPTIETKGSAEIGQRSHLSQLDVQKLNALYHC